From a single Nostoc sp. MS1 genomic region:
- a CDS encoding 16S rRNA (uracil(1498)-N(3))-methyltransferase: MSQLQRITIAPSQLQQDLIVLTPQQEHYLKRVLRLREGDRFIVMDGLGKWWLASLSKEQAQVSEELTVKTELPVEITLLVALPKGSGFDEVVRSCTELGVSCIAPVLSDRTLLNPSPQKLERWRRIAAEAAEQSERAFVPTILEPMAYSDAISNTTATHRYICEARGEHLYLKNLLTQTSEEIVIAIGPEGGWTDKELQLAVSFNFQPVSLGQRILRAVTAPLVALSLISAACEA; this comes from the coding sequence ATGTCTCAACTGCAACGGATTACGATCGCACCTTCCCAACTCCAGCAAGACCTAATTGTACTCACTCCCCAGCAAGAACATTATTTAAAACGGGTGTTACGCTTGCGTGAGGGCGATCGCTTTATAGTTATGGATGGACTGGGTAAATGGTGGTTAGCCAGTCTCAGCAAAGAACAAGCCCAAGTCTCAGAAGAATTAACTGTAAAGACAGAATTACCTGTAGAAATCACACTGCTAGTTGCTTTACCTAAAGGTAGTGGATTTGATGAGGTTGTCCGCAGTTGTACGGAGTTAGGAGTAAGTTGTATTGCTCCTGTGTTGAGCGATCGCACTTTACTAAATCCCAGCCCTCAAAAACTAGAACGTTGGCGACGCATAGCCGCAGAAGCCGCAGAACAATCAGAGCGTGCGTTTGTACCAACGATTTTAGAACCAATGGCTTATAGTGATGCCATAAGTAATACTACAGCAACTCATCGTTATATCTGTGAAGCGCGTGGAGAGCATCTCTATCTAAAAAATTTATTGACACAAACTTCTGAGGAAATTGTAATTGCGATCGGCCCGGAGGGAGGATGGACAGACAAAGAATTACAGCTTGCTGTAAGCTTTAACTTTCAACCAGTATCTTTAGGACAACGAATCTTGCGTGCAGTCACAGCCCCATTAGTAGCCTTATCCTTAATTAGCGCAGCTTGTGAAGCATAG
- a CDS encoding tetratricopeptide repeat protein gives MIEQVAIAFERKDYPTAAKLLKQLLKESPDNPWVQFYQGRLYEVANKRKEAEKIYRQLLKSTANSKIVLQTRQGLQRIRETEQEEKQRAIAQATAEPCNTEQGVLILEPCSNEIRATAAARFAEIMQLDLYNAKLFLPSRSWRFYRTGRVGELKFYGIQLQQAGIPCFWTAISAITQIQVFQVNYFSESQPKATVICSNHTNQVGSLTFDWSEVSARVMGLLPIFEEVVDVGAWLKTERKTQTQDYVQFCDLHLPSRRCILRLYDQGYEFQQGVQIAPVSSQNTIRINWNNLLNWINLHLLQAKVWSDFTPFAETVLEQKEMLGHIQSHINLHRKEKSDWDSAFHLYSGLIFMRPDARD, from the coding sequence ATGATTGAACAAGTTGCGATCGCCTTTGAACGTAAAGACTATCCCACAGCCGCTAAACTACTTAAACAGCTGCTAAAAGAATCGCCAGATAATCCTTGGGTGCAGTTTTATCAAGGTAGATTGTATGAGGTAGCCAACAAGCGCAAAGAAGCGGAGAAAATCTATCGGCAATTATTAAAGAGTACAGCTAATAGCAAGATAGTATTACAAACACGACAAGGTTTGCAGCGAATACGCGAAACTGAGCAGGAAGAAAAACAAAGAGCGATCGCGCAAGCAACAGCCGAACCCTGCAATACTGAACAAGGTGTACTCATTTTAGAGCCTTGCAGCAACGAAATCAGAGCCACAGCCGCCGCCAGATTTGCCGAAATTATGCAGCTTGACCTCTACAATGCTAAGTTATTCCTTCCTAGCCGTAGCTGGAGATTTTACCGCACTGGGCGCGTGGGAGAACTTAAATTTTATGGTATACAACTACAACAAGCTGGTATTCCTTGCTTTTGGACAGCTATTAGCGCCATTACTCAAATACAAGTATTTCAAGTCAATTATTTTTCAGAATCTCAACCAAAAGCTACTGTTATTTGTTCCAATCATACAAACCAAGTTGGTTCGCTCACATTTGACTGGTCAGAAGTTTCCGCGCGAGTGATGGGGCTTTTGCCTATTTTTGAGGAAGTTGTGGACGTTGGTGCTTGGCTAAAAACAGAACGTAAGACTCAAACTCAAGACTATGTGCAGTTTTGTGATTTACATTTACCCAGCAGACGTTGTATTCTCAGACTTTACGATCAAGGCTATGAATTTCAACAAGGTGTACAAATTGCCCCTGTATCCAGCCAAAATACCATCAGAATTAATTGGAATAACTTACTAAACTGGATTAACTTACACTTGCTACAAGCAAAAGTTTGGTCAGATTTTACACCTTTTGCCGAGACAGTACTAGAACAAAAAGAAATGCTGGGACATATTCAGTCTCACATTAACTTACATCGTAAGGAAAAGAGTGACTGGGACTCAGCATTTCATTTATATAGTGGATTGATATTTATGAGGCCGGATGCTAGGGACTGA
- a CDS encoding LCP family protein, protein MSLTPLKNHAASSQLSENPTRLTGIIPATLEHPINILILGIDNSGHPHQNKFTPVEALSGNSDTMLLIRLVPNTHQINVLSIPRDTLVHLNGGGIDKINDANVRGGPKLAANTVSNLLAGIPIDRYVRVDTEGFIHLVDALEGVEVNVPKQMDYTDNTQHLSIHFSPGKQKLNGQHLQEYVRFRHDALGDIGRVQRQQEVLKDILLTLLKPESLAKLPKILEVVKYNVDTDLSVEEMLAVAQTILASDRHQLHLMMLPGRFSRKEEYHASYWISSPQATAKILANYFDIANAKVPDQDINLTKSPSLKIAVVNGTGNQADAVSVVSYLQKHGFRNVYIANREIETSEDSAQKTQIIAQHGNPDAANIVSSTLGIGQVQVASIGDILSDVTVVVKPDLTAKLQH, encoded by the coding sequence ATGAGTCTAACTCCACTAAAAAATCATGCTGCTTCTTCACAACTGTCAGAGAATCCTACAAGGCTAACAGGAATTATTCCCGCTACTTTAGAACACCCTATTAATATCCTAATTCTTGGCATTGACAATTCTGGGCATCCACATCAAAACAAATTTACCCCTGTTGAGGCTTTATCTGGAAACAGTGACACAATGCTGTTAATTCGGTTAGTGCCAAATACTCATCAAATAAATGTTTTATCAATTCCACGGGATACACTGGTGCATTTAAATGGGGGAGGAATTGATAAAATCAATGATGCGAATGTTAGAGGTGGGCCAAAACTAGCAGCTAATACTGTTAGTAATTTGTTAGCAGGCATTCCTATTGATCGCTATGTCCGAGTTGATACTGAAGGCTTTATTCACTTGGTAGATGCCTTAGAGGGTGTGGAGGTAAATGTTCCCAAACAGATGGACTATACAGATAATACTCAACACCTCAGCATTCACTTTTCTCCAGGCAAACAAAAACTAAATGGGCAGCATCTACAAGAATACGTTCGCTTCCGCCATGATGCTTTGGGAGATATTGGTCGCGTACAGAGACAGCAGGAAGTTCTCAAAGATATTTTACTGACATTACTCAAACCAGAAAGTTTGGCAAAGCTTCCCAAAATTTTAGAGGTAGTAAAATACAACGTAGATACTGATTTATCTGTAGAAGAGATGCTGGCTGTTGCTCAAACTATTTTAGCTAGCGATCGCCACCAGCTACACTTAATGATGTTACCTGGACGCTTCAGCCGTAAGGAGGAATATCATGCTAGTTACTGGATTTCTTCTCCCCAAGCTACAGCGAAGATTTTAGCTAACTATTTTGATATTGCTAATGCAAAAGTTCCAGATCAAGATATTAATTTAACTAAATCGCCAAGTTTAAAAATTGCTGTAGTCAATGGCACAGGTAATCAAGCAGATGCAGTAAGTGTTGTTTCCTATCTCCAAAAACATGGATTCAGGAATGTTTACATTGCAAACCGTGAGATTGAGACAAGTGAAGATTCTGCACAAAAAACTCAAATTATTGCCCAACATGGCAATCCAGATGCCGCCAATATTGTTAGTAGTACATTGGGTATAGGTCAGGTGCAGGTTGCTTCGATTGGAGACATTCTTTCTGATGTCACTGTTGTTGTCAAGCCAGATTTAACCGCAAAACTTCAGCATTAG
- a CDS encoding undecaprenyl-diphosphate phosphatase: protein MLFLAIANANCGSGSEVNLDFVNLGWIQVIFLGIVQGITELLPISSTAHLRIVPTLLRMQDPGSAFSAAMQLASLTAVLVYFWQDLKKLTGETFRAITGQDYQSSSLRLMLGLLLGTLPIIIAGVILKPILNACNSPMRGLIVIGAASIIMSGLLAIAEKWRRGNRTFDQLSLWDGIWVGIAQAFALIPGVSRSGSTLTAGLFLGMERETSARFSFLLGLPAVILAGSVEVHTLFKAGLSASGWLILLVGLISASISAFLAIWGLLSYLEKHSTWIFVLYRFVMGIFLIVGVMLGWFQN from the coding sequence ATGCTGTTTTTGGCAATAGCAAATGCAAACTGTGGCAGTGGTAGCGAAGTAAATCTAGACTTTGTTAACCTCGGCTGGATACAAGTTATCTTTTTGGGTATTGTTCAAGGCATTACAGAACTGTTGCCAATTAGTAGTACTGCTCATTTGCGGATAGTACCGACTTTATTGAGAATGCAAGATCCTGGCTCTGCTTTTTCAGCAGCTATGCAGTTAGCTAGCTTAACTGCTGTTTTGGTTTATTTTTGGCAAGACTTAAAGAAGTTAACAGGCGAAACATTTAGAGCTATTACTGGACAAGACTATCAATCTAGTTCTTTAAGGCTGATGTTGGGCTTATTGCTAGGAACTCTACCAATAATTATCGCAGGCGTAATACTCAAGCCGATTCTCAATGCCTGCAATTCCCCAATGCGAGGATTAATTGTTATTGGTGCAGCCTCTATTATTATGTCTGGATTGTTAGCGATCGCAGAAAAGTGGAGAAGAGGTAATCGTACATTTGACCAATTAAGCCTTTGGGATGGCATTTGGGTAGGAATTGCTCAAGCCTTTGCTTTGATTCCCGGTGTTTCTCGTTCTGGTTCCACTCTAACCGCAGGGCTGTTTTTAGGCATGGAACGAGAAACATCAGCGCGATTTTCTTTCCTGTTGGGCTTACCAGCAGTAATTTTAGCTGGTTCTGTAGAAGTCCACACCCTGTTTAAAGCTGGGCTAAGTGCATCTGGCTGGTTGATTTTATTAGTAGGTTTAATCTCTGCTAGTATTTCTGCCTTTCTAGCAATTTGGGGACTTTTAAGCTATTTGGAAAAACACAGTACTTGGATTTTCGTTTTGTACCGTTTTGTCATGGGTATATTTTTAATAGTTGGTGTAATGCTTGGTTGGTTCCAGAATTGA
- a CDS encoding transposase, with protein MLKNEYLKQWTNIVSQKMPHLTLPQVVGLATWSFGIVMTRSSSLSKVSKFIAQVNSEKANTVRQRLKEWYEEASAKKGLHRRTLDVSSCFAPLLLWVISLLPTNIKRIALALDATSIGNKFVVLSVNILLAGCGIPIAWCVVKAHEPGSWKGHWHNLLTAIKDAIPTEFDVIVTADRGLYACWLYELIVAAGWHPFLRINHQGTYRLPSGNTWHPLKDVVCTPGTSWSGRIICFVTNPVECTLLARWDFGYKDPWLILTDLEPMSASALWYGLRPSTECVYRDVKGDGWDWHHTRLLSPQRAERLWLAIAVATLWMVMLGGEAENQSSPPTLEQLPPRHVVFSQPFHLHPQRQISCFLLGLLTLIADLLNHLPIHLPSWSAFPHTPVDDFFCFNSS; from the coding sequence ATGCTGAAAAATGAGTACCTCAAACAATGGACAAATATAGTGTCACAGAAAATGCCACATCTGACGTTACCACAAGTGGTAGGGCTGGCAACATGGAGTTTTGGCATAGTGATGACAAGATCAAGTAGCTTGAGCAAAGTGTCAAAATTCATAGCTCAAGTCAACTCAGAAAAGGCAAATACAGTACGTCAAAGATTAAAAGAATGGTATGAGGAAGCCTCTGCCAAAAAAGGGCTTCATCGTCGGACTCTAGATGTAAGTAGTTGTTTTGCGCCATTGCTGTTATGGGTGATCAGTTTGCTACCTACCAATATCAAGCGTATTGCGCTAGCACTAGACGCAACCAGTATCGGCAATAAGTTTGTAGTCTTATCAGTAAACATACTCTTGGCGGGTTGTGGAATCCCGATAGCATGGTGTGTGGTCAAAGCACATGAGCCAGGAAGTTGGAAAGGGCATTGGCACAATCTGCTCACAGCAATCAAAGATGCCATCCCAACTGAGTTTGATGTCATAGTCACTGCTGACAGAGGACTGTATGCTTGTTGGTTGTATGAATTGATTGTGGCTGCTGGCTGGCATCCGTTTTTACGTATTAACCATCAAGGAACTTATCGCCTGCCATCTGGGAATACATGGCATCCACTAAAAGATGTGGTTTGTACCCCTGGAACATCTTGGTCAGGTCGAATTATTTGCTTTGTCACCAATCCCGTTGAATGTACATTGCTTGCCCGTTGGGATTTTGGTTACAAAGACCCTTGGTTGATTTTGACTGACCTTGAACCCATGAGCGCCTCTGCACTCTGGTACGGTTTACGTCCTTCTACAGAATGTGTTTATCGGGATGTCAAAGGAGATGGTTGGGATTGGCATCATACTCGTTTGCTCTCACCACAACGTGCTGAACGTTTGTGGTTAGCCATCGCTGTTGCCACTCTTTGGATGGTGATGCTGGGGGGCGAAGCGGAAAATCAATCTTCTCCCCCAACTCTCGAACAACTTCCACCTCGACATGTTGTCTTTTCTCAGCCTTTCCACCTTCATCCTCAGCGTCAGATTTCTTGTTTTTTGTTAGGCCTGTTGACCCTGATTGCTGATTTACTCAACCATCTTCCTATTCATCTTCCCAGTTGGAGTGCTTTTCCTCATACTCCTGTTGACGATTTCTTTTGCTTCAATTCCTCCTAA
- a CDS encoding ADP-ribosylglycohydrolase family protein → MLTAPKTLSGLIGLCVGDALGVPVESTSRAELAKSPVTKMLGYGRWNQPPGTWSDDSSLTFCLAESLCRGYSLDAIAHSFRRWYKHAYWTPRGELFGLGESTHAVIMRLKQGISPLHAGGISEMSNGNGSLMRILPMAFCYKDLTFAELIWRVHEVSAITHAHRRAKMACGIYISIAVEILKGADLPTAYVQGLENIQKIYSAEEYLREQPHFHRVFSREIAQLLEAQINSGGYVIDTLEASLWCLLNSSSYSEAVLKAVNLGGHTDTTAAVTGGLAGIYYGIECIPQQWVKQIARKQDIVNLANRFAEAVGS, encoded by the coding sequence ATGCTAACCGCTCCAAAAACTTTATCTGGTTTGATAGGTTTATGTGTCGGTGATGCTTTGGGTGTGCCAGTAGAGTCTACTAGCCGCGCCGAACTAGCAAAATCTCCGGTGACAAAGATGCTAGGCTACGGTAGATGGAATCAACCCCCTGGAACTTGGTCTGATGATAGTTCCTTGACATTTTGTTTAGCAGAAAGTCTATGTAGGGGTTATTCATTAGATGCGATCGCACATTCTTTTCGGCGTTGGTACAAGCACGCTTACTGGACACCCCGTGGAGAACTATTCGGTCTTGGTGAAAGCACTCATGCCGTAATTATGCGTCTTAAGCAAGGAATCTCCCCGTTACATGCTGGGGGAATTAGTGAAATGAGTAATGGTAATGGTTCTCTAATGAGAATTTTGCCAATGGCTTTTTGTTATAAAGATTTAACTTTTGCTGAGTTAATTTGGCGTGTTCATGAAGTGTCAGCCATCACTCACGCTCATCGCCGTGCCAAAATGGCCTGCGGCATTTACATTAGTATTGCAGTTGAGATTCTCAAAGGCGCTGATCTGCCAACAGCCTATGTACAAGGGCTAGAAAATATTCAAAAAATCTATTCGGCTGAAGAATACCTTCGAGAACAGCCGCACTTTCATCGAGTCTTCAGTAGAGAAATCGCCCAGTTATTAGAAGCACAGATAAATTCTGGTGGTTATGTAATAGACACCCTAGAAGCATCGCTATGGTGTTTATTAAACAGTTCTTCGTACTCTGAGGCTGTATTGAAAGCCGTCAACTTGGGAGGACACACAGATACAACGGCGGCGGTAACAGGTGGGTTAGCAGGAATTTACTACGGAATAGAATGTATCCCTCAACAGTGGGTAAAGCAAATTGCCCGGAAACAAGACATTGTTAACTTAGCTAATCGTTTTGCTGAGGCAGTTGGCAGTTGA
- the sir gene encoding sulfite reductase, ferredoxin dependent has translation MVKSAPPPTTSRKPSKVEGLKEKSNFLREPVATQILEDTTHFTEDAVQILKFHGSYQQDNRDNRVKGQEKDYQFMLRTKNPGGLVPPQLYLALDKLADEYGNHTLRVTTRQGFQMHGILKKNLKAAIATIIKNLGSTLGACGDINRNVMAPPAPFKNRAEYQYAWEYAQNIADLLSPLTGAYYEIWLDGEKAISAQESPEVKAARERNGNGTIIHDTEEPLYGTYYMPRKFKVSVTVPGDNSIDLYSQDLTLVVITDAQGNLEGFNIFAGGGLGRTHNKEETFARLADPIGYVAKEDVYDAVKAIVATQRDYGDRTDRRHARLKYLINDWGVDKFCAKVEEYFGKPLEPFKPLPEFKYDDFLGWHEQGDGKLFLGISIENGRVKDEGSFQLRTALREIVEQFNLPIRLTPHQNLIIYEIDPENKQAIQEILNRCGVVSDPTTIDPLIRYAMACPALPTCGLAITESERAIPGILERIRVLLDKVGLQDEHFVVRMTGCPNGCARPYMAELGFVGSAPETYQVWLGGSPNQTRLAQPYVERLHHNDIESLLEPILVYFQKSRQPGESFGDFCDRVSFGAIREFAAQYQPQTTPVTIEAETETSQAASRPRKARYRVSLHDDLYAKLKSTATSQGRSMTDLVRDALEAYFQNQP, from the coding sequence ATGGTTAAATCTGCTCCTCCTCCTACCACAAGCCGTAAGCCTTCCAAAGTCGAAGGACTGAAAGAAAAGAGTAATTTTTTACGTGAACCTGTAGCAACGCAAATCCTTGAGGATACGACTCATTTTACGGAAGATGCAGTACAAATCCTGAAGTTTCACGGTTCTTATCAACAGGATAACCGGGATAATCGTGTCAAAGGTCAGGAGAAAGATTACCAGTTTATGCTGCGGACAAAAAATCCAGGTGGACTTGTCCCGCCGCAGCTTTACTTGGCTTTAGACAAGCTTGCTGATGAATATGGAAACCACACCCTACGAGTTACAACTCGTCAAGGGTTCCAAATGCACGGGATTTTAAAGAAAAATCTTAAAGCAGCGATCGCTACAATTATTAAAAACTTAGGTTCAACTTTGGGTGCTTGCGGCGATATTAACCGCAATGTTATGGCTCCCCCTGCGCCTTTCAAAAATCGTGCTGAATATCAGTACGCTTGGGAATATGCCCAAAATATCGCTGACTTACTGTCACCCCTAACCGGCGCTTATTATGAAATCTGGCTTGATGGCGAAAAAGCCATCAGCGCCCAAGAAAGTCCAGAGGTAAAAGCCGCCAGAGAACGTAATGGTAATGGGACAATCATCCATGATACTGAAGAACCTCTGTATGGCACTTACTACATGCCACGTAAGTTTAAGGTAAGTGTGACTGTACCAGGGGATAATTCTATTGATTTATATTCCCAAGACTTAACTTTAGTCGTTATTACCGATGCACAAGGCAACCTGGAAGGATTCAATATCTTTGCTGGTGGCGGTTTAGGACGGACACACAACAAAGAAGAAACCTTTGCACGACTAGCTGATCCTATTGGCTACGTAGCTAAGGAAGATGTGTATGATGCAGTCAAGGCCATTGTTGCCACGCAACGAGATTATGGCGATCGCACTGACCGCCGTCACGCAAGGTTAAAATACTTAATCAACGATTGGGGTGTTGATAAGTTCTGCGCCAAGGTAGAAGAATATTTTGGCAAACCTCTAGAACCTTTCAAACCATTACCAGAGTTTAAATATGACGATTTTCTGGGGTGGCATGAACAAGGCGATGGTAAGTTATTCTTGGGTATTTCCATCGAAAATGGTCGGGTAAAAGATGAAGGTTCATTCCAACTGAGAACCGCCTTACGGGAAATCGTCGAGCAATTTAACTTACCCATCCGCCTGACACCTCATCAAAACCTGATTATTTACGAAATTGACCCAGAGAACAAGCAAGCCATTCAAGAAATTCTTAATCGTTGTGGTGTCGTCTCTGACCCCACCACCATCGACCCGTTAATCCGTTATGCAATGGCTTGTCCAGCTTTGCCTACCTGCGGTCTAGCCATTACCGAATCGGAAAGAGCCATCCCTGGTATTTTAGAAAGAATCCGCGTTCTTTTAGATAAAGTGGGTTTACAAGATGAACATTTTGTAGTAAGGATGACAGGTTGTCCTAACGGTTGCGCCCGTCCTTACATGGCAGAACTAGGTTTTGTTGGTAGCGCCCCAGAAACTTATCAAGTATGGTTGGGTGGTTCACCTAATCAGACACGCTTGGCACAACCCTATGTAGAGCGGTTGCACCACAACGACATCGAAAGCTTACTAGAGCCGATTTTGGTTTATTTTCAGAAATCGCGGCAACCTGGAGAAAGCTTTGGTGATTTTTGCGATCGCGTCAGTTTTGGTGCTATCCGCGAATTTGCCGCCCAGTACCAACCCCAAACCACACCAGTCACCATAGAAGCAGAAACAGAAACGTCCCAGGCTGCTTCTAGACCCCGTAAAGCCAGATATCGGGTCAGCCTACATGATGATTTGTACGCCAAGCTCAAATCCACAGCTACAAGTCAAGGTAGATCAATGACTGACTTGGTAAGAGATGCGTTAGAGGCTTACTTCCAAAATCAGCCGTAA
- a CDS encoding VOC family protein, with product MSQAIFHLAFPVSDITQTKAYYIDGLGCIPGRENPQAIILNLYGHQLVAHITKEPLMRQRTIYPRHFGLIFTQEQDWQELVERAEKKQLLFRDKPKDRFVGSPLEHRTFFLEDPFYNLMEFKYYRHPEAIFGSYEYTQIGDRH from the coding sequence ATGAGTCAAGCTATATTTCACCTCGCCTTCCCGGTCAGCGATATTACTCAAACAAAAGCTTATTATATTGATGGCTTAGGCTGCATCCCTGGTCGTGAAAATCCTCAAGCCATAATTCTGAATCTTTATGGACATCAATTAGTGGCTCATATTACCAAAGAACCATTAATGCGCCAGCGTACTATTTATCCCCGACACTTTGGACTAATTTTTACTCAAGAACAAGATTGGCAAGAGTTAGTAGAAAGGGCGGAAAAAAAACAACTACTTTTCCGTGACAAACCTAAAGATCGCTTTGTGGGTTCTCCCTTGGAACATCGGACTTTCTTTTTGGAAGACCCATTTTATAATTTGATGGAATTTAAGTATTATCGCCACCCAGAGGCAATTTTTGGGAGTTACGAATATACTCAAATTGGCGATCGCCATTAA
- a CDS encoding esterase/lipase family protein: MNTQNQQRDPVVLVHGITDTEIVFNQMAVYLRQLGWTVYTLNLVPNNGEAPLNVLAQQVVDYVDATIGAEKPFDLVGFSMGGIVSRYYVQRLGGINRVQRFVTISSPHHGTVVAYASRLPGCVQMRPNSLFLQDLNRDVQMLEQLNFTSIWTPYDLMIIPTNSSKMPVGKELIVPVALHSWMLTDYRSLSAVAAVLAEPINGDRQFEYIRNSQKLPLGGDNT; the protein is encoded by the coding sequence ATGAATACTCAAAATCAGCAGCGCGACCCTGTAGTCTTAGTACATGGTATTACTGATACGGAAATTGTCTTTAATCAAATGGCAGTTTACTTAAGACAATTAGGTTGGACTGTATACACACTCAATTTAGTACCTAATAACGGTGAAGCTCCACTGAATGTATTAGCACAACAGGTTGTTGATTATGTGGATGCAACTATTGGTGCAGAAAAACCCTTTGATTTAGTGGGTTTCAGCATGGGGGGAATTGTCAGCCGTTACTATGTGCAGAGATTGGGAGGTATAAATCGTGTACAACGCTTTGTGACAATTTCCTCACCTCATCATGGCACAGTAGTAGCTTATGCTTCTAGGCTGCCTGGATGCGTACAGATGCGTCCCAACAGTCTATTTTTGCAAGATTTGAATCGTGATGTGCAAATGTTGGAACAGTTAAACTTTACTTCTATTTGGACACCTTATGATTTGATGATTATCCCTACCAACAGTTCAAAAATGCCCGTAGGTAAAGAATTAATCGTCCCAGTAGCACTACATTCGTGGATGCTTACAGATTACAGAAGCTTATCAGCAGTAGCCGCAGTTTTAGCAGAACCGATTAATGGCGATCGCCAATTTGAGTATATTCGTAACTCCCAAAAATTGCCTCTGGGTGGCGATAATACTTAA
- a CDS encoding alpha/beta hydrolase family esterase — MNTFSQIFKFPKSFLISIILITLFIGSSLVSSQQPKAAREIIFKGNNYGKLYNQGKLRTYYLYIPKSYNSQRSMPLVLVFHGDDSNGKSISQVTRFNQLAEQEGFIVVYPDALNQTWSLRANSTEKVDDVLFISSLIQHLQQELNIDSHKIYATGFSRGAILTQALACKLSNQIAGFASVAGSLPVRLKPNCQPQTSISMLMINGTNDHDVLYEGDDHTQRGALMSISDMVDFWRSHDQCTSSLRSSEFSSDQVEDSIYTGCTNNSEVWQVAVINGGHFWPGGASTDDNLNKFNAKLGLNASQTIWDFFQRHSLPVNRQ, encoded by the coding sequence ATGAATACATTTTCTCAAATTTTCAAATTCCCCAAAAGCTTTTTGATATCTATAATCTTAATAACTTTATTTATAGGCAGCAGTTTGGTTAGTTCCCAACAACCAAAAGCAGCTAGAGAAATAATTTTTAAGGGTAATAATTACGGAAAATTGTATAACCAGGGAAAGTTACGTACCTACTATCTTTATATTCCCAAATCATATAATTCACAACGTTCAATGCCACTGGTCTTAGTATTTCATGGGGATGATAGTAATGGTAAGTCCATCAGTCAGGTTACTCGTTTCAATCAATTAGCGGAGCAAGAAGGTTTTATTGTTGTTTATCCAGATGCACTCAACCAAACATGGAGTTTAAGAGCTAACTCTACAGAAAAGGTAGATGATGTTTTATTTATCAGCAGTTTGATTCAGCATCTTCAACAGGAACTTAATATTGATAGCCACAAAATTTATGCCACTGGTTTTTCTAGAGGCGCAATACTTACTCAAGCACTAGCTTGTAAGTTATCCAATCAAATTGCTGGTTTCGCATCAGTAGCTGGTTCGCTTCCTGTTCGACTTAAGCCTAATTGTCAACCCCAAACTTCTATATCAATGTTGATGATTAACGGTACAAATGATCATGATGTACTTTATGAAGGGGATGACCATACTCAACGAGGAGCATTAATGTCTATTTCAGACATGGTAGATTTTTGGCGCTCCCACGATCAATGTACTTCCTCGCTTCGCTCTTCAGAGTTTTCTTCAGATCAAGTTGAAGATTCTATCTACACAGGTTGTACTAACAATTCTGAAGTCTGGCAGGTAGCAGTAATTAACGGTGGTCATTTCTGGCCTGGTGGTGCTTCAACTGATGATAATCTCAATAAATTTAATGCGAAGCTTGGCTTGAATGCCAGTCAAACTATTTGGGACTTTTTTCAACGTCACAGTTTGCCTGTAAATCGGCAATGA
- a CDS encoding porin family protein, whose translation MKNILKSLVTISALSSIIIAPILVNAGQASAETKKGTDASYVGAGVAVGVSNGGNDSGNFGGNLTGRLKLGNTPFSARGNVIWNDQTSAIIPEVSVDVPIANRTNAFVTGGYSFVEKNGANTPIGNRDAVVVGAGVESEVAKNFLIYTNAKVGLRSYQNDDASAVSINGGIGYRFK comes from the coding sequence ATGAAGAATATACTCAAGTCTTTGGTGACAATCTCTGCATTGTCTTCAATAATAATTGCGCCTATTTTAGTTAATGCTGGTCAAGCATCTGCGGAAACTAAAAAGGGTACTGATGCTAGTTATGTTGGTGCTGGTGTGGCTGTCGGTGTAAGTAATGGTGGAAATGATTCTGGTAACTTTGGCGGTAATCTTACAGGCCGTCTCAAACTAGGAAATACACCATTTTCTGCACGCGGTAATGTTATTTGGAATGATCAGACAAGTGCTATCATCCCAGAAGTTTCTGTAGATGTACCAATTGCTAATCGCACAAATGCGTTTGTTACTGGTGGTTATTCCTTTGTAGAAAAAAATGGTGCTAATACTCCCATTGGTAACAGAGATGCTGTAGTCGTAGGTGCTGGAGTTGAATCAGAAGTTGCTAAAAACTTCTTGATTTACACCAACGCTAAAGTAGGACTTCGTTCTTACCAAAATGATGATGCTTCTGCTGTCAGCATCAATGGTGGTATCGGTTATCGGTTTAAGTAA